TCTTCCTACTAAATCAGTAAAGGCGAGGCAGTAAACAGAAAATCAACTAAGAAGACTAGAAGATGCAGTTCTTATATGGGCTTCAAGCCCAATAAGAAACATCACTCGGAAGCATGATCATATTGTATGTTAGAATCCTCAAAATGGTCAAGAACAGAGCTACTTTTTCGTTGAGTTATAGAAATTTATGTAAACTGCTTAATGAACAAAGTTTTTACACAACacagaacaacaacaaaatagcATGGTTACCAGCAACAAAGAGTAACATCCCaaggaaacaagaagaagaagagagcgaCCAACAAAATACAATGGGTGGGGTTTTCAGGCGGATTTGGCAGCTTCAGCAGCCTCTTCAGCAGCTTCTTCCTCTTGAAGCTTCTTGAGAGAAGGAGGTGGTCTCACAACAATGCTCTTCTTCCACTGCCTGTCAAGCTTCCTCGACAACCTCTTCCCTATCCCTTCTTCTATCTCCCTCTCCCTTCTCACCGTCAATATCCTCGCTACCTAAAATCAAACACACACCCAAAATAACACACATCTTTTAGTCCCATATAAGAGAGAGCGACTTACGTCTACACAAGATATGACACAACAACTCAGACTTATGTCTTAactgaaaaaaaagagagaggtaaAACCAAAAGCCGATAACTTTGTGTAGTGTATATCAAGTTACAAAGACATGACACAAAGCTCAGGACTTTATATGTCTTAACTGCAAGACTCTAACCAAAGGACATGAAACCTCGAATCTAAGCTATACACACATTGTCCAAAGAGTAATTAATTGCTAACATCTTCTAAACTTCAAACTAGATTCAATGTAAAGCTTACTTGTTTCTTCATGCGGCGAAACTCGCTTGACTTGAACTCGTTCCTCGCCGATTTCTGGAGACGGAGCATAAAGAGCTCTCCTTTAAGGTCAATCACCTCCTCGTTCAGCTCCTCCGTCGTCTTCGCTCTGATTTCTTTCAGCTCCGCCTCTCTTTTCGACATCATCACCGTTAAAGGTTTACGAGACGACGAAGAAATCGGCACGCGAGCAGAGACCTGGTGCTGGATTCTGACACCGTGGAACGAAGAAGAGGTTGAATTCGCTGAAACATTTCCTCGGAGGAAAGTCACCGCCGTCCCCGGCGAGGTAATTGAGAGACTGAGCATTGTGGCTATGGCgatagaaagaagaagaagagttcaCTCGCGAGTTCTGAGGATAACGAAAGAAACGCACTTGGAGTTTGGTGATAAGGTTTCTCTTATATCTTTCCGTTTGCCCCTCTATTTACCTTTAATCACGAAATCAACCCAATAGTCTTTAAATTGCAAATAGGACTagtcaaaatatattatattaattaagatAAATCTCCGATAGCTTTCAGTAATTTACAAATATTTCCGATAGTTTCTAAATTACAAATACTAGAGATTATGGACAATAATAACTCGAACACGcacattttatgtattattattaattttaggaCCAAGTTCTATATAATCAAACAAACATCCGAAAAACTTTGTCTCTTTAATAAGCTGCACCCCGGAAAACGAACGCCTCCATCTTTTCTGATATTTACAAGTTTAATAcatgttttttcaatttttcctGATTCCGCCgcagaataaaaaataatcatcAGCAGCAACCCCCCCCCACTTATTATGAGTAATCCTCTGTTTTTTCCAAGATGCACTCCTCTTcattcttgattcttcttgttGTTTTCAAAAACTTAAATCTATGTTGGTTCACGATGTCTCGTTGCCCAGCTCGAGCTCAAGGCTCTAAGCCTTTGAAAATACTCACCAAGTGCCAATAATCCTCGAGCCGCTTGTCTTGTGGTCAAGATCCTATGCATTTGTTGCAATGTCTCGTGTCTCAAGTGATCAGCCTAATAAACAGTAATTAAGAAACTGATTGGTACTATTGTATTGGTTAAAAAAGGATTATTATTATCTATTTATCTTTTACCTGATTAACAAAACTGACCAAAGCTTCTAATCTCTCCATTGCAGAATTCACCTGAGGAATATAGTTTCCTTCACCCAGTCCTCCACGTGCAACGCACTCCGCAAGTGTGTGTTGTAGCTTCTCCATACCTTGAGATAACGCGTCCTCAGCTTGCTGACATGATTGTCTTAAGTTGCATACATCTAGAACTTGTTGATCCGTCATGACATCAAAATGTGGCAAAAGAACCTGCCAAAACATATCAAGAATGTAACCAGAGCCGGATATGAGAATTTGGGggctataaacattttttttaaaaaatatttataagaaaccTACAAAAATTATGAGGCCAAGGCCTTATGTTTCAGTGGGCTATGTAACACATTTCTTTCGATTTAACTTATGTTCGATGTTTCTGATTTGTTACCTTGAGAAGATCAGAGGGTCGAAACCCTCCAATCCAAAGAAAGAACCGCTCTGCAGAAGTTCTCCACATCCCTGACATGACGAAGAAGACATCGGCTTTTGCAGCTGCTGATTTCATCCGGAATAGCTCAAAGTAATGTTTCATGGTGTTTTCTACTAGCGAACGTAACTCCACATCGGTAACATGTCCATGCAAAACCGTTCTAAGTTCGCATATCTGTCTGTTCTGTTCTTCAATCCAGTGTCCATACTCCATCTCGAAGGCAGCAATCCCTGTCGACAAAACACCATTAAATCTTGACGTTCAAGTTTTGGTTTCTTGTAAAGAAAGACTCAACAGTTCTTGACACAAACCTGGATTCATGGTTTCCGAGAAACCAAGAGAGCTAGTATCTATGCCATTGCCAACGTAGAATCCCTGAAACCATCCAAGTTTCTATCAAAATTTgcggtatgttttttttttttaataccaaGAAGTTCGGTGCCAGAACTCGTAATCCCCAGACCCGAAAACTACAACATCTAATATTAGTTTCGTTCAAATGGTTACTCGAACCAGTAAATCTTTGACACAATGCCCATTGTCCTTTTTAGTTGAGCTAATAATCTCTGGTAAGTTTTGGAAAGGAAAGATATAGATTTTGGCTTCAATAACCTGTTGTCTAGCGCGATCGAGTTCTTGCTCTAGTTGTATTAGCTTCAACCTGCTTGTTTCCAGCTGCTGGACATAAGCCTGCAGACAGAATCTCCCATTGAGTAAACAAAGATCATAACATTATTGTCTAAGAGAGTAAATAGCGTCATACCTTCTTGCGCAAGCGACTTTTCCTAGCAGCCTCGCGGTTCTGTGCAAGCCGTCTCTGTATCTGTAACAATATTAGACATTTAGTACATTACGTAaggattaaaataaaaactaatggAAGCATTAGACATTTACTTTATCTGGATGTCTGGACGTGGAAGCTTCTTGATCAAACATGTGAGGAGTTCCATGGGAAGTATCCTCTGACTAGAAACGAAAATGAGTTCAATAAAGAAAGCGTTTACAtgtctgaaaataaaaaaattgttattttcaaGCGATTTGGTACAAGAATGAAGCAAAAAAAGGTACCAAGTTGTTGTTGTCTAGCTTTTGATTATTCGGTATAATAATGTGGCTTGGAGTGTTCATACTTCCTCCATTGCCGATATTGTTCTTGAAAGGTTCTCCCCACATACCAAATTGATGGAGAGGCTCGTATATACCAACTCTACTCGGTGGCACGAAATGTGTTGATGTTGAATTCATGCTTCCCTTCACTGCCAAAATTacaatgttttttaaaacaatatgtgAAAGCATATAAACTAAGCTTTAATATAAGCAATTAGGTCTCAACCAAAAGTTATATCACACAAAGTCAAACGCAAAGAAATAGTAAAAGTTGTGATGTTTCTTTGTGAAACTATTTCAATCTCCAAAGGAACTCAATTCTATTAAGATTACTACTATAAAGAAAACAGGACAATTAACAGAACCACCTTTATATTCCGAGACTTTATACAAAGGAAATAAATCTGAGAGGGTATGGAAATTCCCTTAGACCTAGGAGAACACTAACAAAGATCACAAGTGAAACATGTGTTTTTTTAAGGTGAAAGTGAAACATATGTTGTAATGACAGCCAAAAAAAACTTATCCTCAATAGTGTTTGGAGGGTGTTGTTAATAGATAAGATCGTAGAAACTGTGCTAAGCAGCAAAAAACGATTCAGTAAGTCAAGTTTCCACTTATTGAGAATGTCACTTTATTTCATCACTAATTGTGGACCAACTTAACAAAAAGATAAACAGTTAAAGACACCTTTAAACAAGAggaatttcaaatttcaatccAATGTTTACTCAATTCTTGTACGCAACTTTAGGAGAAAGGTGAAATCAAACATAAGCCGGATAggatcagaaaagaaaaaaaagaaaagagaacatAAGTCAAACACACATAACCTACAAGTGGAGATAGATTGAAACTTTTCTAATACAAGACAGTTCTTAGCAATATTCGACTAATTTCCAGCTTCGATTCCAAgcaaccagaaaaaaaaaagacatattgAAGTGATTCATGAAGTCTATACAATTAATCAAGAGAGAAAATAAAGGGAAATAAAATtagtcaaaataataattaagaaagaATAAAAGGTTTTAAGGCTTTTTAGTGATAACAAGATTATAATGGAGCAGAGTAAAGCCATAAACGACGCCGTGAAATCTCTTgacttttcactttttttttcctctctcgCTTTCACTAcacagagaaaacaaaaacacaagagATAGGCTAAGAACAGAGATCTCAAGCCAAACCTTTTGATTGTTTCTTATGTCGCGATAAAACatgaaagaaataaagaagacTTCAGCGACAAGACTGGACGTAAAGCACGGAAGTACGTAGTTCGAATCCGACCGTAAACAGAAGGGATTTTAAAAGCTCTTCCTTCTGTCTCAGAAACTCAGGTCTCACCAtcttgaaggagaagaagaggtaTCATGCGAGAACACGACAACTTAAATGAGACCTTTGACGtggttatttaatatatttccacaaaaaatgaattaataatatatattttagtttttttctcaagtttcaattttttgtgGGTTCTAATGCAGCTACAGTGAGTCAAACCTAATTATTACTTGTTTCTATACTATTTTCCCACGAATTCttctattaataataataaatagtgGCTGACGAATCCGTATTTGGAGtaccaaaattttatttaggtATGAAAGCAAATTATTGATAATTAGcgatttaatatatatggttCGAACtttaatattcattaaaaatttaattaaattttaaaataaaattggtatttgttttttattcagTTGTCATGTCTCTCCACTACCTCTCGCTGATGTGCGCACCAGGtagatccatttttttttctcttatgaattcttctttttatagcttttgtttaatttttattttcttacctTAACCACGTCTTCTAGTTTCTCTAACCCGCGCATGCGTCGGCGATAACTGGAAGCGCCAGTCCACTCGCTAAACTGGTGAAGAGATTTAGCAGTTCAAGAGAATGAGAATGAGCGCGTCATCATGAGTGGAGAGTACATAGAACATGAGATTCTACTTCGATTCTAATGACGTAACAACGGCTACTTctagaataaattatttaagtAATTCGTACAAAAATACTGATGTTTATCCAAATATCACCTGTCTCATTAAATATTTCCAGACTTGTTTATACATGTAATCATAATACTATAGTAGTATTAGTTAAGCGAATAAGCAGACGACAAGTCATCGTAAGAAGCAACGTCTATCTAACGTAGAAAAGGCATCAATCATTTTGGTTCtttgcgtttttttttctttgcattcGCAGGTAACCGGAATTgtataaattaatgaaatatagtTAGCATGTAATGTAAACcagataatattaatttatatcacgAACAAGAACCATATATTCTTCCTCTAACTGTATACgagtatatttatttaaaaactttGTTATTAGCCTTTGGGAGTCCAAACAGGCTAGATAATTAGTAGGAGTAGATGTATTAAAACAGATTGGCTCTTCAAGCTCTATAGGAGGCATTGTGCTTTTAAATATGATTAACAAATTATTGTTTGGTTGTAGCGTTATAGACATAATTAATCAAAAGTTGTACATGTCTGGTTGATTCCCACAATTAGATTTGAGACCATAAACCATCATTACAAATTAATGTATCTAGCCTTGAAGTTAGAACTGTTAACTGAGATCTTCAGAAgtctataattattatttttatttttttgcttaaaaatataattttatttttgaacttgGGTTCTATATAATTATTTCTGCATGCCCGAAATTAACTTTTTGTTAGTATATTTTGTGTCCTGAGTGGCTCTATATTTGTATTTGCATTACTCATTAATAGGATGCATATAGacacaaaacacacacaacGCATTTAGCACCAAGGGTTACGATCAATGCATGACGTGAGAAGTCTCACGGGCATGCATGTATAGAGCGAGAGAAGATAAGTTCCACAATTAGGTACAATAAAGACgagaaatatagtttttatcTTCATTTATAAAAGATGCATGATCTGTCgcacaaaaataaaagatgcaTGATCTAATATATTGGACTGTCTAGTAGGAGGAAACTAACTACAGCAAGATAAGTTTAATAAgtagataacattttaaataattcCCTTTTTTCTGAAACTTGGATCGTGCAAATGATTTGTGTGTAAAGCTACACATTCATATGATGTGGCCGTGTGATCCATTATAGGTTAATAGATATTGGTGAATTCCATTTGACACTATAtccacatatatataattaaaatacagcaattttattcaaattggagaattttgttagattcgggtttattatgggcttccaacttaaaaccaattggcaatgagtggattggccctaaccctttatatagtagtagattaattcttatatatcCGATGTGGGATGTTTCTCATCAATACCCTCCCTCACGCTCAGACATCTAGGTCTGAAGCGTGGACAATGTGGGAATAACATCCACAGAGGGCCCAACATCGGTacagtagtagtagtagtaaatTAGGTCAAAGGATCTTatcgctctgataccatgttagattcgggtttattatgggcttccaacttaaaaccaattggcaattagtggattgaccctaaccctttatatagtagtagattaattcttatatatccgatgtgggatgtttctcatcaataaatttacaatattatatctatatatataaagacgAGAAGATTGAAAAGAGACGTCACTAGTAAACACTTGGCTTCTGCCTATTTGTGAATTATTCTCAAGTGCTATCTTATAAAGTGGTTTGCCACCACGAGTGGCTACCTCGTGTTTGGAATTTCACTCTTTTATTCATATGTTTGGCATAAACAAGGCTTACCCCGCTCCTGTAAACCTAAATATTTATACGAAC
This window of the Brassica napus cultivar Da-Ae chromosome A6 unlocalized genomic scaffold, Da-Ae chrA06_Random_11, whole genome shotgun sequence genome carries:
- the LOC125594349 gene encoding 50S ribosomal protein L29, chloroplastic-like, with the protein product MLSLSITSPGTAVTFLRGNVSANSTSSSFHGVRIQHQVSARVPISSSSRKPLTVMMSKREAELKEIRAKTTEELNEEVIDLKGELFMLRLQKSARNEFKSSEFRRMKKQVARILTVRREREIEEGIGKRLSRKLDRQWKKSIVVRPPPSLKKLQEEEAAEEAAEAAKSA
- the LOC125594351 gene encoding transcription factor TGA1; this translates as MNSTSTHFVPPSRVGIYEPLHQFGMWGEPFKNNIGNGGSMNTPSHIIIPNNQKLDNNNLSEDTSHGTPHMFDQEASTSRHPDKIQRRLAQNREAARKSRLRKKAYVQQLETSRLKLIQLEQELDRARQQGFYVGNGIDTSSLGFSETMNPGIAAFEMEYGHWIEEQNRQICELRTVLHGHVTDVELRSLVENTMKHYFELFRMKSAAAKADVFFVMSGMWRTSAERFFLWIGGFRPSDLLKVLLPHFDVMTDQQVLDVCNLRQSCQQAEDALSQGMEKLQHTLAECVARGGLGEGNYIPQVNSAMERLEALVSFVNQADHLRHETLQQMHRILTTRQAARGLLALGEYFQRLRALSSSWATRHREPT